One Salarias fasciatus chromosome 9, fSalaFa1.1, whole genome shotgun sequence DNA segment encodes these proteins:
- the LOC115394069 gene encoding transmembrane protease serine 13, with product MPAAKVLEPEPAQGPRKAPERVRTQRTGPERHKPERTGPARARPERTRPERAGPERTRPERTGAGRGRPERTSRERARPERPGPERARPERTGPERARPERVNGDAQLRVPAVRNGRTRSCPRDQDRDLDLGQGRAASSRRDREVPGPTRRTRSSSAVASRPPGKRTGPEPAQRELRRGVRTEDSHKAFTVFPPNPKKRRDIQRKAEAELAALEDLRLSRALSYVSISPSSVGGCLTLQQVRLRQQQEMLQARRTLNPVKKQLLMVSS from the exons ATGCCCGCGGCAAAGGTTCTGGAACCGGAACCGGCTCAGGGTCCGAGGAAAGCCCCGGAGAGGGTCCGGACACAGAGGACCGGACCCGAGAGACACAAACCGGAGCGAACCGGACCAGCAAGAGCCAGACCGGAGCGGACCAGACCTGAAAgagccggaccggagagaacaagaccggagcggaccggagcgggAAGAGGCAGACCGGAGCGGACCAGTAGGGAGAGAGCCAGACCGGAGCGACCCGGACCAGAAAGAGCCAGACCGGAGCGAACCGGACCGGAGAGAGCCAGACCGGAGCGGGTCAACGGGGACGCGCAGCTCAGAGTCCCCGCTGTGCGTAACGGACGCACGAGGAGCTGTCCCCGGGATcaggaccgggacctggacctgggccaGGGCCGCGCCGCCTCCTCCCGCAGGGACCGGGAGGTACCGGGACCGACCAGGAGGACCCGGTCCTCCTCCGCCGTAGCTTCCAGACCCCCCGGGAAGAGAACCGGACCCGAACCGGCGCAGAGGGAGCTGCGGAGGGGGGTCAGGACGGAGGACAG TCACAAAGCGTTCACCGTCTTTCCTCCGAACCCAAAGaagaggagagacatccagagGA aggcggaggcggagctcGCAGCGCTGGAGGACCTGCGGCTGAGCAGAGCCTTGTCCTACGTGTCCATCAGCCCCAGCAGCGTcg gcggcTGCCTGACCCTGCAGCAGGTGCGgctgcggcagcagcaggagatgcTGCAGGCCCGGAGGACGCTGAACCCG GTAAAGAAGCAGCTGCTGATGGTGAGCAGCTGA